A stretch of Henckelia pumila isolate YLH828 chromosome 4, ASM3356847v2, whole genome shotgun sequence DNA encodes these proteins:
- the LOC140866888 gene encoding uncharacterized protein, with product MPSISEQKNNIIIYIQRDMSTETDKKEMEQYFGHEHWLIFNESEENINPSNCCNACGLRVLSSPCYMCTVQGCGFCLHEPCTRLPHKLNHIVVDDQHDLRLLVKPNHENCKCSKCGELCKNFTYHCDECADVDLHPLCGYPLDIRINHISHKQHPMVAINKECLLLCDVCGRKHNGIFFSCHQCNFFVHHDCASLPSFLRVGRHRHPLSLMYSDAFASTFYNYQYQCIICEKYISRWFGSYVCLVCDEMAHVDCAVSAMENQGKIYNLPPLDDAVSSWITIAVQNTAPKSDGETQTMLGKYHSAPHSLISNDETARPHESVCNACIRHIAAPPYYSCTKSSCDFLLHNFCVDLPLVSDDLFDRSRDLVFPRRDEFFSLFFCELCLRLGNGFGYSYSSYGGYDIFHVECALAPQVIKHDSHKQHPLTLGFGPRLEDIRSCCRKMNPSYYDIYSCTQCSFSIHIHCALLPKTVAHKFDEHPLTLITDSSAQDLGLGDDHFCEFCEKDINLSCWFYRCIKCDHSFHVECIPSTGKYSRIKFGGTVVLPSACHGGDHTLSLVRMLGEYSQTCGVCHEIIQGFKDGMALQCAECDFWIHFTCGSESSGATVSEPYRHISALPYYFSRYVQ from the exons ATGCCATCGATCAGTGAACAAAAaaacaatataataatatatatacaaagaGATATGAGTACGGAAACAGATAAGAAGGAAATGGAACAATATTTTGGTCATGAGCATTGGTTGATTTTTAACGAATCAGAGGAGAATATTAATCCCTCTAATTGTTGCAATGCTTGTGGGCTGCGTGTGCTGTCGAGCCCTTGTTACATGTGCACCGTTCAAGGTTGCGGTTTTTGTCTCCACGAGCCATGCACCCGCCTTCCCCACAAATTGAATCATATTGTGGTGGATGACCAACATGATCTTCGTTTGCTTGTCAAGCCAAATCATGAAAATTGCAAGTGCAGTAAATGCGGGGAATTATGCAAGAATTTCACCTACCACTGCGACGAATGTGCTGACGTTGATCTCCACCCCTTATGCGGCTACCCTTTGGACATCCGGATCAATCACATAAGCCACAAACAACACCCGATGGTTGCCATTAACAAGGAATGTTTGTTGCTATGTGACGTGTGTGGGAGAAAACATAACGGCATTTTCTTCTCGTGCCACCAGTGTAATTTCTTTGTTCATCATGATTGCGCCTCATTGCCCAGCTTTCTAAGAGTTGGACGGCATCGTCACCCTCTCTCTCTCATGTATTCTGATGCATTTGcatccacattttacaactacCAGTACCAATGcattatttgtgaaaaatatatatcacgaTGGTTTGGGTCTTATGTTTGCTTGGTTTGCGATGAAATGGCTCACGTGGATTGTGCAGTATCAGCAATGGAGAATCAAG GTAAAATATACAATCTGCCCCCTCTTGACGATGCAGTTTCGAGTTGGATAACAATCGCAGTACAGAATACTGCACCCAAGAGCGATGGTGAGACTCAGACAATGTTGGGAAAATACCACTCCGCCCCCCATTCTTTGATCTCCAATGATGAAACCGCCCGGCCTCATGAATCCGTCTGCAACGCTTGCATTCGGCACATAGCAGCACCTCCGTATTACAGCTGCACCAAATCTTCTTGCGATTTTCTCCTACACAACTTTTGCGTAGATTTGCCACTCGTTAGCGATGATTTGTTTGACAGGTCACGGGACCTGGTTTTCCCAAGACGTGACGAATTCTTTTCTCTGTTTTTTTGTGAGCTTTGTTTACGATTGGGCAACGGTTTTGGATACTCATACTCCTCATATGGTGGTTACGATATTTTCCATGTTGAATGTGCCTTGGCTCCACAGGTGATCAAGCATGATTCACACAAGCAACACCCTCTTACTCTGGGTTTTGGTCCACGGCTGGAAGATATTAGATCCTGCTGCCGCAAAATGAATCCTTCTTATTATGACATCTACAGTTGTACTCAATGTAGTTTCAGTATACACATTCATTGCGCTCTTCTACCCAAAACCGTCGCTCACAAATTTGATGAACATCCACTCACTCTAATCACCGATTCTTCAGCACAAGACTTGGGCTTGGGGGATGATCACTTTTGCGAATTTTGCGAAAAAGACATAAATCTGTCATGCTGGTTCTATCGCTGCATCAAATGCGATCACTCATTTCATGTGGAATGCATTCCCTCAACAGGGAAATATTCGAGAATCAAGTTCGGAGGCACCGTGGTATTGCCATCAGCTTGTCATGGTGGCGATCATACTTTGAGTTTGGTAAGAATGCTGGGTGAATATAGCCAGACTTGCGGTGTTTGCCACGAAATAATCCAAGGCTTCAAAGACGGGATGGCTTTACAATGCGCCGAATGTGACTTTTGGATTCATTTCACATGTGGATCCGAGTCTAGTGGTGCAACAGTTTCTGAACCCTATCGACATATATCTGCTTTGCCATATTATTTTTCTCGTTATGTACAATAG
- the LOC140860817 gene encoding uncharacterized protein — MAERKKEIKHFGHEHRLIFNESDEINPLSCNACGLRMLSSPCYMCTIQGCSFYLHEPCTRLPHKLTHSSWYTHEVCLLAKPNNEDCRCIKCGELCKNFTYHCDECGGFNLHPLCSSHPLDIQIKHVSHKQHPMVAFRKESLLLCDICGREHKGFFFACHQCNFLIHQDCASLPSFLRVERHRHPLSLTYSDALQAMYPFIQNCVICEKDTSRLFGAYVCLRCDDMAHVDCAVSAMENQGEILHLPPALYDELLLSLIMRIRLEENTKDGETLMLEKYHSTPHSLTSNDETVVHDESVCNACIRHIAAPPYYSCTQSANCDFLLHKFCADLPLVSDDLFGRSRDLVFPRRDEFFSLFFCELCLRLGNGFGYSYSSSYGGSDIFHVECGLAPWVIEHDSHKQHPLIRSGYKKWLEDIRSCCDKINPSWWDFYSCTQCRFTIHIRCALLPKTVKHKFDQHPLTLITDSDMGDDHFCEFCEKDINPSYWFYRCMECDNSFHVECIPSTGKYSRIKFGGTVVFPAACHGVDHPLSLVRMLDVGSQTCGVCHNTIQGFKDGMALHCSQCDFWIHFKCGSESSDAKVSKPYQDDQMILNIVIGLLSPSLISFIATATTSAEAGNTLSLNYGKPSRGRMTQLKTQLRNPIKGSQTITDFMQFIKSKADVLTLMNAPIDIEDLTIKVLHGLDDDYKEFAHIIQA, encoded by the exons atggctgaaagaaagaaggaAATTAAACATTTTGGTCACGAGCATCGGTTGATTTTTAACGAATCAGATGAGATTAATCCCTTGAGTTGCAATGCATGTGGGCTGCGTATGTTGTCGAGCCCTTGTTACATGTGCACCATTCAAGGTTGCAGTTTTTATCTCCACGAACCATGCACCCGCCTTCCCCACAAATTGACTCATAGTTCGTGGTACACACATGAAGTTTGTTTGCTTGCCAAACCAAATAATGAGGATTGCAGGTGCATTAAATGCGGGGAATTATGCAAGAATTTCACCTACCACTGTGACGAATGTGGTGGATTTAATCTCCACCCTTTATGCAGTAGTCATCCTTTGGACATACAGATCAAACACGTAAGCCACAAGCAACACCCGATGGTTGCCTTTCGCAAGGAATCTTTGTTGTTGTGTGACATATGTGGAAGAGAACACAAGGGATTTTTCTTTGCATGTCACCAATGTAATttcttgattcatcaagattgCGCCTCATTGCCCAGCTTTCTAAGAGTTGAACGTCATCGTCACCCTCTCTCTCTCACGTATTCTGATGCATTACAAGCCATGTATCCCTTCATACAAAATTGTGTGATTTGTGAAAAAGACACATCACGATTGTTTGGGGCTTATGTTTGCTTGCGTTGCGATGATATGGCTCACGTGGATTGTGCGGTATCAGCAATGGAGAATCAAG GTGAAATACTCCATCTGCCGCCCGCTCTATACGATGAACTACTTCTGAGTTTGATAATGCGCATACGACTAGAGGAGAATACCAAGGATGGCGAGACACTAATGCTGGAAAAATACCACTCCACCCCCCATTCTTTGACCTCAAACGATGAAACCGTTGTGCATGATGAGTCGGTCTGCAACGCTTGCATTCGGCACATAGCAGCACCTCCGTATTACAGCTGCACACAATCTGCTAATTGTGATTTTCTCCTCCACAAATTTTGTGCAGATTTGCCGCTCGTTAGCGATGATTTGTTTGGCAGGTCACGGGACCTGGTTTTCCCAAGACGTGACGAATTCTTTTCTCTGTTTTTTTGTGAGCTTTGTTTACGATTGGGCAACGGTTTTGGATACTCATACTCCTCATCATATGGTGGTTCCGATATTTTCCATGTTGAATGTGGCTTGGCTCCATGGGTCATCGAGCATGATTCACACAAGCAACACCCACTTATTCGGAGTGGTTATAAAAAATGGTTGGAAGATATTAGATCCTGCTGCGACAAAATAAATCCCTCTTGGTGGGACTTTTACAGCTGTACTCAATGTAGGTTCACTATACACATTCGTTGCGCTCTTTTGCCTAAAACCGTCAAACACAAATTTGATCAACATCCCCTCACTCTAATCACCGATTCTGACATGGGGGATGATCATTTTTGCGAATTCTGCGAAAAAGACATAAATCCATCCTACTGGTTCTACCGCTGTATGGAATGTGACAATTCCTTTCATGTGGAATGCATCCCCTCGACAGGGAAATATTCGAGAATCAAGTTCGGAGGCACCGTGGTATTTCCAGCCGCTTGTCACGGCGTCGATCATCCTTTGAGTTTGGTAAGAATGCTAGATGTTGGTAGCCAGACTTGCGGTGTTTGCCACAATACAATCCAAGGTTTCAAAGACGGGATGGCTTTACACTGCTCCCAATGTGATTTTTGGATTCATTTCAAATGTGGATCCGAGTCTAGTGATGCAAAAGTTTCAAAACCCTATCAAGAT GATCAAATGATATTAAATATCGTCATTGGCTTGCTATCTCCATCTTTGATTTCGTTTATTGCTACTGCCACCACATCTGCTGAAGCTGGGAACACTCTTTCCCTCAACTATGGCAAGCCCTCTCGTGGTCGCATGACCCAGTTAAAGACGCAACTGCGCAATCCGATCAAGGGTTCTCAGACCATCACCGACTTCATGCAGTTCATCAAATCCAAAGCTGATGTACTGACTCTCATGAACGCTCCTATAGATATTGAAGATCTCACCATCAAAGTTCTTCATGGTCTAGATGATGACTATAAAGAATTTGCCCATATCATTCAAGCTTGA
- the LOC140860816 gene encoding uncharacterized protein, with amino-acid sequence MTEREKEMKHFGHEHRLIFNESDEINPLSCNACGLRMLSSPCYKCTIQGCSFYLHQPCTRLPHKLTHSSRYCTHDVSLLAKPHREDCRCSKCGELCKNFTYRCDRCDRFNLDPLCGHPLDIQIKHISHKQHPMVAICKESLLLCDLCGRVHKGFFFHCHQCNYWIHQDCISLPSFLRVGPHRHLLSLLYSHALQAIYPYMPDCVICEKETSLLFGAYVCMPSSSIVAHVGCAVSAMEDPGKIYHLPPLDDAFQSWIMCAVQNTTPKSDCERMLEKYHPSTHSLTTNINETAANEYSVCNACIRHIEPPYYSCTQSACDFLLHKFCADLPQIINDVFDCSRHLVSPRYDELFSLFFCQLCSRLGNGFGYSYGRDSIFHLECALAPEVIKHDSHKQHPLALGYDEWFQVIRSCCGKRNPVYSDFYSCTQCRFSVHIRCALLPKTVTHKFDKHPLTLITHSDLGDDHFCEFCEQDINPSYWFYRCIQCDHFFHVKCIPSTGKYSRIKFGGTMILPACHGDHPLSLVRMLGEYSQTCGFCRKTIQGFKDGMALQCAGCDFWIHFRCGRKSSGATVSRPYGDVFNYSYYGGRFGL; translated from the exons ATGACGGAAAGAGAGAAGGAAATGAAACATTTTGGTCACGAGCATCGGTTGATTTTTAACGAATCAGATGAGATTAATCCCTTGAGTTGCAATGCATGTGGGCTGCGTATGTTGTCGAGCCCTTGTTACAAGTGCACCATTCAAGGTTGCAGTTTTTATCTCCACCAACCATGCACCCGCCTTCCCCACAAATTGACTCATAGTTCGAGGTATTGTACACATGATGTTAGTTTGCTTGCAAAGCCACATCGTGAGGATTGCAGGTGCAGCAAATGCGGGGAATTATGCAAGAATTTCACCTACCGCTGTGACCGATGTGATAGATTTAATCTCGACCCTTTATGCGGCCACCCTTTGGATATCCAGATCAAACACATAAGCCACAAGCAACACCCGATGGTTGCCATTTGCAAGGAATCTTTGCTGCTGTGTGACCTCTGTGGAAGAGTGCACAAGGGCTTTTTCTTCCATTGTCACCAATGTAATTATTGGATTCATCAGGATTGTATCTCATTGCCCAGCTTTCTAAGAGTTGGACCTCATCGTCACCTTCTCTCCCTTTTGTATTCTCATGCATTACAAGCCATATATCCCTACATGCCAGATTGCGTAATTTGTGAAAAAGAAACATCATTATTGTTTGGGGCTTATGTTTGTATGCCTTCTTCTTCTATTGTGGCTCACGTGGGTTGTGCGGTTTCAGCAATGGAGGATCCAG GTAAAATATACCATCTGCCCCCACTAGACGATGCATTTCAGAGTTGGATTATGTGCGCAGTACAGAATACTACACCCAAGAGCGATTGCGAGAGAATGTTGGAAAAATACCACCCCTCCACCCATTCTTTGACCACCAACATTAATGAAACAGCCGCGAATGAATATTCCGTCTGCAACGCTTGCATTCGGCACATCGAACCTCCTTATTACAGCTGCACCCAATCTGCTTGCGACTTTCTCCTCCACAAATTTTGCGCAGATTTGCCCCAAATTATCAATGATGTGTTTGACTGTTCACGGCACCTGGTTTCCCCAAGATACGATGAATTATTTTCTCTGTTTTTTTGCCAGCTTTGTTCACGATTGGGCAACGGTTTTGGCTACTCATATGGTCGTGACAGTATTTTCCATCTCGAATGTGCATTGGCTCCAGAGGTGATCAAGCATGATTCACACAAGCAACACCCTCTTGCTCTGGGTTATGATGAATGGTTCCAAGTTATCAGATCCTGCTGCGGCAAAAGAAATCCTGTGTATTCTGACTTCTACAGTTGCACTCAATGTAGGTTCAGTGTACACATTCGTTGTGCTCTTCTGCCCAAAACCGTCACTCACAAATTTGATAAACATCCCCTCACTTTAATCACTCATTCTGATTTGGGGGATGATCACTTTTGCGAATTCTGCGAACAAGACATAAATCCGTCTTACTGGTTCTACCGTTGTATCCAATGTGACCATTTCTTTCATGTCAAATGCATTCCCTCAACGGGAAAATATTCGAGAATCAAGTTCGGAGGCACCATGATATTGCCAGCTTGTCACGGCGATCATCCTTTGAGTTTGGTAAGAATGCTGGGTGAATATAGCCAGACTTGCGGTTTTTGCCGCAAAACAATCCAAGGCTTCAAAGATGGGATGGCTTTACAATGCGCCGGATGTGACTTTTGGATTCATTTCAGATGTGGACGGAAATCCAGTGGTGCAACAGTTTCAAGACCCTATGGAGatgtatttaattattcgtATTATGGTGGTCGTTTTGGATTATGA
- the LOC140863259 gene encoding cysteine protease ATG4-like — translation MKGSLEKDNDPIDNHNEKNCSFDCRLGEISASVSPEAEPSIGNSTNQKPGVLWSGVWPPALSILGNLSSNHGRRDSKSCSVRKRSGIGKNYYEGWRAAVRRVMMNGISMRRILGFGKTGSSASKSDIWLLGVCYRVAQEGDNANSSDPAESEGFASFVEDFSSRILITYRKGFVPIGETKYASDVNWGCMLRSSQMLVAQAFLFHKLGRSWRKSPHKPIDQSYMEILDLFGDAEDSPFSIHNLLQAGKDYGLAPGSWVGPYAMCRTWESMARNKINETGNGVLSSMMTIYVVSGSDGERGGAPVLCIEDISRYLSEFSGGELVWGPILLMVPLVLGVEKVNPRYLPLLSATLMFPQSLGILGGRPGASTYIVGVQDEKAFYLDPHEVQQVVDIKGGNLDVDTSSYHCNIVRHMPLDSIDSSLAIGFYCKDKRDFDDFRSRASELIDQSNGAPLFTISETRLSPKPTGYQTDHTCEGRELDPDLENKLSFDMPENICTQEDDWQLL, via the exons ATGAAGGGTTCACTGGAGAAAGATAACGATCCCATTGATAACCATAACGAAAAAAATTGTAGCTTTGATTGTCGTCTGGGGGAAATTTCGGCTTCTGTCTCGCCGGAGGCAGAACCGAGTATTGGCAACAGTACGAATCAAAAGCCTGGAGTACTTTGGTCAGGTGTATGGCCACCGGCTTTATCTATTCTGGGGAACTTGAGTAGTAATCACGGAAGAAGAGACTCTAAAAGTTGTAGTGTTAGAAAAAGGTCGGGTATTGGGAAGAACTATTATGAGGGGTGGAGGGCTGCTGTAAGAAGAGTAATGATGAATGGTATATCAATGAGAAGAATATTGGGGTTCGGTAAAACTGGAAGTTCGGCTTCCAAGAGCGATATTTGGCTTTTGGGTGTATGTTATCGGGTTGCACAGGAGGGCGACAATGCCAACTCTTCAGATCCAGCTGAGAGTGAGGGATTTGCTTCATTTGTCGAGGATTTTTCATCTCGTATCTTGATTACGTATCGGAAAG GGTTTGTGCCCATCGGGGAAACAAAGTACGCTAGTGATGTTAATTGGGGTTGCATGCTTCGGAGCAGCCAGATGCTTGTTGCTCAG GCATTTCTATTTCATAAATTAGGACGATCGTGGAGGAAATCTCCACACAAG CCAATTGACCAAAGTTACATGGAAATATTGGATCTTTTTGGAGATGCTGAAGACTCACCTTTCTCTATACATAATCTTCTCCAAGCTGGAAAGGATTACGGCCTTGCTCCGGGTTCCTGGGTAGGCCCTTATGCCATGTGTCGCACCTGGGAAAGTATGGCGCGTAACAAAATCAATGAGACTGGTAATGGAGTTTTGTCCTCTATGATGACCATATACGTCGTCTCTGGTAGCGATGGGGAAAGAGGTGGAGCTCCTGTCCTCTGCATTGAGGATATATCCAGATATTTGTCAGAGTTCAGCGGGGGCGAACTTGTTTGGGGTCCTATTCTATTGATGGTTCCGTTGGTTCTAGGTGTGGAAAAAGTCAACCCAAG GTATCTTCCACTTCTGAGTGCCACACTCATGTTTCCGCAGAGCCTCGGCATTTTGGGTGGCAGGCCTGGTGCGTCAACATATATAGTTGGAGTGCAAGATGAAAAAGCTTTCTATCTCGATCCACATGAAGTTCAGCAG GTTGTTGACATTAAGGGGGGTAATTTAGACGTCGATACTTCAAGCTACCATTGCAA TATTGTAAGACATATGCCGCTCGACTCGATTGATTCATCCTTGGCCATTGGGTTTTACTGTAAAGACAAGA GAGATTTCGATGATTTTCGTTCACGTGCTTCGGAGCTGATCGATCAATCAAACGGTGCTCCTCTCTTTACAATATCCGAGACCCGGCTCTCCCCTAAGCCCACCGGGTATCAGACAGATCACACTTGTGAGGGTCGAGAGCTCGATCCCGATCTCGAAAACAAGCTCTCGTTTGATATGCCGGAGAATATTTGTACACAGGAAGACGACTGGCAACTGCTTTGA